One region of Fusobacterium periodonticum 1_1_41FAA genomic DNA includes:
- a CDS encoding adenylosuccinate synthase — MAGYVVVGTQWGDEGKGKIIDVLSEKADYVVRFQGGNNAGHTVVVDGEKFILQLLPSGVLQAGTCVIGPGVVVDPKVFLDEIDRIEKRGARTDHVIISDRAHVIMPYHIEMDKIRESVEDRIKIGTTKKGIGPCYADKISRDGIRMADLLDLKQFEEKLRANLKEKNEIFTKIYGVEPLDFDTIFEEYKGYIEQIKHRIVDTIPIVNKALDENKLVLFEGAQAMMLDINYGTYPYVTSSSPTLGGVTTGAGVSPRKIDKGIGVMKAYTTRVGEGPFVTELKNEFGDKIRGIGGEYGAVTGRPRRCGWLDLVVGRYATEINGLTDIVMTKIDVLSGLGKLKICTAYEIDGVIHEYVPADTKSLDRAIPIYEELDGWNEDITQIKKYEDLPVNCRKYIERVQEILDCPISVVSVGPDRNQNIYIKEI, encoded by the coding sequence ATGGCTGGTTATGTTGTAGTAGGTACTCAATGGGGAGACGAAGGAAAAGGTAAAATCATAGATGTTTTATCAGAAAAAGCTGATTATGTAGTAAGATTTCAAGGTGGAAATAATGCAGGTCACACAGTTGTTGTGGACGGAGAAAAGTTCATTCTACAACTTCTTCCATCAGGTGTACTTCAAGCTGGTACTTGTGTGATTGGACCAGGTGTTGTTGTAGATCCTAAAGTTTTCCTAGACGAAATAGATAGAATAGAGAAAAGAGGAGCTAGAACTGATCATGTTATCATAAGTGATAGAGCACATGTTATTATGCCTTATCACATTGAGATGGATAAAATTAGAGAAAGTGTTGAAGATAGGATAAAAATAGGAACAACTAAAAAAGGAATTGGACCTTGTTATGCCGATAAAATTTCAAGAGATGGTATAAGAATGGCTGATTTACTTGATTTAAAACAATTTGAAGAAAAATTAAGAGCTAATTTAAAAGAAAAAAATGAAATATTTACAAAAATTTATGGTGTTGAACCACTAGATTTTGATACTATCTTTGAAGAATACAAAGGATATATTGAACAAATAAAACATAGAATAGTTGATACTATCCCAATAGTAAATAAAGCATTAGATGAAAATAAACTTGTACTTTTTGAAGGAGCACAAGCTATGATGCTAGACATCAACTACGGAACTTATCCTTATGTTACTTCATCATCTCCTACACTTGGAGGAGTTACAACAGGAGCAGGTGTTTCACCAAGAAAAATAGACAAAGGTATTGGTGTAATGAAAGCCTATACAACAAGAGTTGGAGAAGGACCTTTTGTAACAGAACTTAAGAATGAATTTGGAGATAAGATTAGAGGAATCGGTGGTGAATATGGAGCTGTAACTGGTAGACCTAGAAGATGTGGTTGGCTTGATTTAGTTGTAGGAAGATATGCAACTGAAATCAATGGACTAACTGATATCGTTATGACTAAGATAGATGTCTTAAGTGGATTAGGAAAGCTAAAAATATGTACTGCCTATGAAATAGATGGAGTAATTCATGAATATGTACCTGCTGATACAAAATCATTAGACAGAGCTATACCTATTTATGAAGAACTTGATGGTTGGAATGAAGACATCACTCAAATCAAAAAATACGAAGATTTACCAGTAAATTGTAGAAAATATATAGAAAGAGTTCAAGAGATATTAGATTGTCCTATATCTGTTGTATCTGTTGGACCAGATAGAAATCAAAATATATATATTAAAGAAATATAG
- a CDS encoding RNA ligase, whose protein sequence is MRTLLLLRGIQASGKSTWIKENNLEPYTLSADNIRLNIANPVLLEDGSYEISQKYNKVTWELLYKYLEMRMQNGDFTIIDATHSDLKLLNKYKDLASTYKYTMYCLEFDVPLEEALRRNRERDSYKYVPERVIERTYETIKNNEKFPSALKKIESIDEIINFYTADVNQYEKVVIIGDIHSCAEPLKEVLKDFNEETLYIFVGDYFDRGIQPVETFNIMLDLLEKPNVILIEGNHEEKSMKKFIYDEEKYTKSFEETTLLPLLKEYDVDYVRASLKKIYKKLRQCFAFEFRGKKFLCTHGGLPLVPKLTLVSAKEMIHGVGKYETEIGEIYSENYKKGLCQGFIQVHGHRGVNDGQFSYCLEDRVEFGGELKVLTIDNEGKIKKTGIKNSVYNKGLKLPMSGAVEKVEFNTANELINEMIRHQFITVKECEYNLISLNFNREAFNKKKWNDLTIKARGLFVDKDSGEVKIRSYNKFFNFGERHVNLGYLKKYATYPIRAFKKYNGFLGLASVVNNEIVLTSKSVTSGKYKDIFQDIWNKVESEVRELLKQTMIENNCTAVFEVVSPEYDPHIIKYDKEHLYLLDFIENKLDLDTHNIDLEFSENLMKKVEFSSDLLTKKEELTRLENYDELYNFLAEKEKSLEEFEGYVLCDNSGFMFKFKLPYYNLWKTRRAWLERYRSALAKGKKVEVTEKDEHRHFKKFLLKLGKDKLQELSIIDVRELYEKEN, encoded by the coding sequence ATGAGAACATTATTATTATTAAGAGGAATACAAGCAAGTGGAAAGTCCACTTGGATAAAAGAAAATAACTTAGAACCATACACATTAAGTGCTGATAATATAAGATTAAATATTGCAAACCCTGTTTTACTTGAAGATGGTTCTTATGAAATTAGTCAAAAATACAATAAAGTAACTTGGGAACTTTTATATAAGTATTTAGAAATGAGAATGCAAAATGGTGATTTTACTATAATAGATGCCACTCACTCAGATCTTAAGCTTTTGAATAAATACAAAGATTTAGCAAGTACATACAAATATACTATGTATTGTCTAGAGTTTGATGTTCCTTTAGAAGAAGCTTTAAGAAGAAATAGAGAAAGAGACAGTTATAAATATGTACCTGAAAGAGTTATAGAAAGAACTTATGAAACTATTAAAAATAATGAAAAATTTCCAAGTGCTTTAAAGAAAATAGAATCAATTGATGAGATAATAAATTTCTATACAGCCGATGTAAATCAATATGAAAAAGTTGTAATTATTGGAGATATCCATTCTTGTGCTGAACCTTTAAAAGAAGTTTTAAAAGATTTCAATGAAGAAACTCTTTATATCTTTGTTGGAGATTATTTCGATAGAGGAATACAGCCAGTTGAAACTTTTAATATAATGTTAGACTTATTAGAAAAACCTAATGTTATTTTAATTGAAGGAAATCACGAAGAAAAGAGTATGAAAAAATTTATCTATGATGAAGAAAAATATACAAAATCTTTTGAAGAAACAACTTTACTACCTCTTTTAAAAGAATATGATGTGGACTATGTAAGAGCCTCTTTAAAGAAAATATACAAGAAGTTAAGACAATGTTTTGCCTTTGAATTTAGAGGTAAAAAATTCTTATGTACTCATGGAGGTTTACCACTTGTTCCAAAGCTAACTTTGGTTTCAGCTAAAGAAATGATACATGGAGTTGGAAAATATGAAACTGAAATAGGTGAAATCTATTCTGAAAACTATAAGAAAGGTTTATGCCAAGGTTTCATACAAGTTCATGGACATAGAGGTGTAAATGATGGACAATTCTCTTATTGCCTTGAAGATAGAGTTGAGTTTGGTGGAGAATTGAAAGTTTTAACTATTGATAATGAAGGAAAAATTAAAAAAACTGGTATAAAAAACTCTGTATATAATAAAGGTCTAAAACTACCAATGTCAGGTGCTGTAGAAAAAGTTGAATTTAATACAGCAAATGAACTTATCAATGAAATGATAAGACATCAATTTATTACTGTTAAAGAATGTGAGTATAACTTAATTTCATTGAACTTCAATAGAGAAGCATTCAATAAGAAAAAATGGAATGATTTAACAATAAAGGCTAGAGGACTATTTGTAGACAAAGATAGTGGAGAAGTTAAAATTAGAAGTTATAATAAATTTTTCAACTTTGGAGAAAGACATGTAAACTTAGGTTATTTGAAGAAATATGCAACTTATCCAATTAGAGCATTTAAAAAATACAATGGTTTCTTAGGTTTAGCCTCTGTTGTAAATAATGAAATTGTTCTTACTTCAAAGTCTGTAACTTCTGGAAAGTATAAAGATATTTTTCAAGATATTTGGAATAAAGTAGAAAGCGAAGTAAGAGAATTATTAAAGCAAACTATGATAGAAAATAATTGTACAGCTGTTTTTGAAGTAGTTTCTCCTGAATATGACCCTCATATAATAAAATATGATAAAGAACATCTATACTTATTGGATTTCATAGAAAATAAATTGGATTTAGATACTCATAATATAGATTTAGAATTCTCTGAAAATCTAATGAAAAAGGTTGAATTTTCTTCTGATTTACTTACTAAAAAAGAAGAACTTACAAGATTAGAAAACTATGATGAGTTGTATAATTTTCTAGCTGAAAAAGAAAAAAGCTTAGAAGAATTTGAAGGTTATGTACTATGTGATAATTCTGGTTTCATGTTTAAATTCAAATTACCTTACTATAACTTATGGAAAACAAGAAGAGCTTGGCTTGAAAGATATCGTTCAGCTTTAGCTAAGGGTAAAAAAGTTGAAGTAACTGAAAAAGATGAGCATAGACATTTCAAGAAATTTCTATTAAAATTAGGTAAGGATAAATTACAAGAATTAAGTATAATAGATGTAAGAGAACTATATGAAAAAGAAAATTAA
- a CDS encoding DUF3592 domain-containing protein, protein MSNRVLFLLIAGVFFVFASIFLIIGIIYEKIYQNNMKGYDKEVEGKVLEVIKSGKDGVIGKLFATFVVYQYEINNHKYIVRPYSFRKNSAINQRYFDSENVTCIIYRGNHGGTSQTKYRTGEDIIVKYNSNNPKRHEILNDKDKTFTFKVFKIVGKILMIIPLIFLIISFFAKGQVQ, encoded by the coding sequence ATGAGTAATAGAGTTTTGTTTTTATTGATTGCTGGAGTTTTTTTTGTTTTTGCTTCTATATTTTTAATAATTGGAATTATATATGAAAAAATATATCAAAATAATATGAAAGGTTATGATAAGGAAGTAGAAGGAAAAGTTTTAGAAGTTATAAAATCTGGGAAAGATGGTGTTATTGGGAAATTATTTGCTACTTTTGTTGTGTATCAGTATGAAATAAATAATCATAAATATATTGTTAGACCTTATAGTTTTAGAAAAAATTCAGCCATAAATCAAAGATATTTTGATTCTGAAAATGTTACTTGTATTATTTATAGAGGAAATCATGGTGGAACTAGTCAAACAAAATATCGTACAGGTGAAGATATAATAGTAAAATATAATTCTAATAATCCTAAGAGACACGAAATTCTTAATGATAAGGATAAAACTTTTACATTTAAAGTTTTCAAAATAGTAGGAAAAATACTTATGATTATCCCACTAATTTTCCTTATCATATCATTTTTTGCAAAGGGACAGGTTCAATAA
- a CDS encoding DUF523 domain-containing protein, which produces MKKKIKVLISACLLGDNVKYSGGNNLTPELVTLLEKYNVDIVKVCPECFGGLPIPRVPSEIRENKVFSKDNRDITEEFLAGAEETLKVAKENEVNFVILKERSPSCGSTHIYDGSFSGNIIPGQGITAKRLTEEKIKVFSEENLEEIEKYLVELAKN; this is translated from the coding sequence ATGAAAAAGAAAATTAAAGTATTGATAAGTGCTTGTTTATTAGGAGACAATGTGAAATATTCCGGTGGAAATAACCTTACACCAGAACTTGTTACATTGTTGGAGAAATATAATGTGGACATTGTGAAAGTTTGCCCTGAGTGTTTTGGAGGTTTACCCATACCAAGAGTACCCTCTGAAATTAGAGAGAATAAAGTTTTTAGTAAGGATAACAGAGATATTACTGAAGAATTTTTAGCAGGAGCTGAAGAAACTTTAAAAGTAGCTAAGGAAAATGAAGTTAATTTTGTTATCTTAAAAGAAAGAAGTCCTTCTTGTGGTAGCACTCATATCTACGATGGAAGCTTTTCAGGTAATATTATTCCAGGACAAGGAATTACAGCTAAAAGATTGACTGAAGAAAAGATAAAAGTTTTCTCTGAAGAGAATTTAGAAGAGATTGAAAAATATCTAGTGGAATTAGCTAAAAATTAG